A genomic window from Solanum stenotomum isolate F172 chromosome 10, ASM1918654v1, whole genome shotgun sequence includes:
- the LOC125878269 gene encoding G-type lectin S-receptor-like serine/threonine-protein kinase CES101 isoform X7 — MFFCFLLPKMKSLANSIFILILTLFCSHTGIINLPSVAAITSMKPGDELNHTQVLDSEDGKFKLGFFSISQTNNYYLGIWYAGDPQDKKLWIANPNTPLLNNSGLLTVDTTGTLKITSGGKTVVNITPPLLTGSLIARLQDSGNLVLQEETQNRTLWQSFDHPTDTLLPGMKLGYNLTTKQNWTLTSWLSSSIPASGAFTLSLESIQDAFQLVIRRRGEVYWTSGAWNNEIFPFLTALNDSSNRYQYNLNLVSEKDGAFFQFDAPDGSFPSLELNFNGAILGGGEDSRVYALFNEFCYGYESHDGCVSNQLPECRKDGDKFEQKSGDFIDRSNSNSYDNASTSLGDCMKRCWEHCSCVGFTTTSNGTGCIIWNGNGEFQVDESGNTVKKYVLVSSKSSNGKQKNWIWIVIVVAIVVPMLISGFICYIIVRRRKLQAEKRREEEYIRELTASDSFNDTNMKEKDGREVQDLKIFSFGFVLAATNNFSSENKLGEGGFGPVYKGKFPDGREVAVKRLSRTSGQGLVEFKNELILIAKVQHTNLVRVLGCCIHGDERMLIYEYMPNKSLNFFLFDPARKELLDWQKRFAIIEGIAQGLLYLHKYSRMRVIHRDLKASNVLLDENMNPKIADFGLARIFKQNETEAVTGRVVGTYGYMAPEFAMEGTFSIKSDVFSFGVIILEIVSGRRNTSLQQIDRPLNLIGYAWELWKEGRALELKDPALEDLCDTEQLLRVIHVGLLCVQEGAADRPTMSDVISMLGNRSMSLPIAKQPAFFTGRDEAESYSSTINTKECSVNDCSITAVEAR, encoded by the exons atgtttttttgtttcttgctGCCAAAAATGAAATCTTTAGCCAATTCCATCTTCATCTTAATATTGACCTTATTCTGCAGCCATACAGGTATCATTAACCTTCCATCTGTGGCTGCAATAACCTCAATGAAGCCTGGTGATGAACTCAATCACACTCAGGTTCTTGATTCTGAAGATGGAAAATTCAAGTTAGGATTTTTTTCTATCTCACAAACAAATAACTATTATCTTGGTATATGGTATGCAGGTGATCCACAAGATAAGAAACTATGGATAGCCAATCCAAATACGCCTTTATTGAACAATTCAGGATTGCTCACTGTAGATACTACAGGAACATTGAAAATCACTAGTGGAGGGAAAACAGTTGTGAATATTACCCCTCCTTTATTGACAGGAAGTTTAATAGCTAGGCTTCAAGATTCTGGAAATCTTGTGCTTCAGGAAGAAACTCAGAACAGGACTTTATGGCAAAGCTTCGATCATCCTACCGATACTCTTTTGCCAGGTATGAAGCTTGGTTATAACCTTACAACAAAGCAGAATTGGACTTTAACTTCTTGGTTGAGTAGTTCCATTCCGGCCTCGGGGGCTTTTACTTTAAGTTTGGAGTCCATTCAAGATGCATTTCAGCTGGTTATACGTCGAAGAGGAGAGGTTTATTGGACAAGTGGCGCTTGGAACAATGAAATTTTTCCATTCTTAACTGCATTGAATGATTCTTCTAACAGATATCAGTATAATCTCAACTTGGTGTCTGAAAAAGATGGTGCGTTCTTCCAATTTGATGCTCCAGATGGAAGTTTCCCAAGTCTTGAGTTGAATTTTAATGGGGCTATTCTTGGTGGTGGTGAAGACAGTCGTGTATACGCCCTTTTTAATGAGTTTTGTTATGGTTATGAAAGTCACGATGGTTGTGTCTCTAATCAGTTGCCTGAGTGCCGAAAGGATGGGGATAAATTTGAGCAAAAGAGTGGAGACTTTATCGATAGATCTAATTCTAACAGTTATGATAATGCAAGCACTAGTCTTGGTGATTGTATGAAGAGGTGCTGGGAGCACTGCAGTTGTGTTGGCTTCACCACCACCAGCAATGGAACAGGCTGCATAATTTGGAATGGTAATGGGGAGTTTCAAGTTGATGAGAGTGGTAATACAGTGAAAAAATATGTTCTGGTTTCATCAAAATCATCTAATG GAAAACAAAAGAATTGGATATGGATAGTAATTGTTGTAGCTATTGTTGTCCCTATGCTGATATCTGGTTTCATCTGCTACATTATAGTGAGAAGGCGCAAACTACAAG CTGAGAAAAGAAGGGAGGAAGAGTATATACGTGAGTTGACAGCATCCGATAGCTTCAACGACACCAATATGAAAGAAAAGGATGGAAGGGAAGTCCAAGATTTGAAGATATTTAGCTTTGGATTTGTATTGGCAGCCACAAACAACTTCTCAAGTGAAAACAAGCTTGGAGAGGGTGGTTTTGGACCTGTTTATAAG GGAAAATTTCCAGATGGGAGAGAG GTGGCAGTCAAGAGACTTTCAAGAACCTCGGGACAAGGGCTTGTGGAGTTCAAAAATGAACTCATACTAATTGCCAAAGTTCAGCATACAAATCTAGTTCGAGTTCTAGGATGTTGTATTCACGGAGATGAGAGAATGTTGATATATGAGTACATGCCTAACAAGAGCTTGAACTTCTTCCTCTTTG ATCCTGCAAGAAAGGAGCTACTGGATTGGCAGAAGCGATTTGCAATTATCGAAGGAATTGCTCAAGGATTGCTCTATCTTCACAAATACTCAAGAATGAGAGTGATACATAGAGATCTAAAAGCCAGTAATGTGCTTTTGGATGAAAACATGAATCCTAAGATAGCTGATTTTGGTCTGGCAAGAATTTTCAAACAGAATGAGACGGAGGCAGTGACTGGCAGGGTTGTTGGAACATA TGGTTACATGGCTCCTGAGTTCGCCATGGAAGGAACTTTCTCAATCAAGTCTGACGTCTTCAGCTTTGGAGTCATAATACTGGAAATTGTGAGTGGTAGGAGAAATACTAGCTTACAACAAATTGATCGTCCACTTAACTTAATAGGTTAT GCATGGGAACTATGGAAAGAAGGGCGTGCACTAGAACTGAAGGATCCAGCTCTTGAGGATCTTTGTGACACTGAACAATTATTAAGAGTTATTCATGTCGGACTATTATGTGTACAAGAAGGTGCAGCAGATAGGCCAACAATGTCTGATGTTATCTCAATGCTTGGTAATAGAAGTATGTCGCTGCCAATTGCAAAACAACCTGCATTTTTCACAGGAAGAGATGAAGCTGAATCATATTCGTCCACAATCAATACAAAAGAGTGTTCGGTTAATGATTGTTCCATCACTGCCGTTGAAGCAAGATAA
- the LOC125878269 gene encoding G-type lectin S-receptor-like serine/threonine-protein kinase CES101 isoform X5: MFFCFLLPKMKSLANSIFILILTLFCSHTGIINLPSVAAITSMKPGDELNHTQVLDSEDGKFKLGFFSISQTNNYYLGIWYAGDPQDKKLWIANPNTPLLNNSGLLTVDTTGTLKITSGGKTVVNITPPLLTGSLIARLQDSGNLVLQEETQNRTLWQSFDHPTDTLLPGMKLGYNLTTKQNWTLTSWLSSSIPASGAFTLSLESIQDAFQLVIRRRGEVYWTSGAWNNEIFPFLTALNDSSNRYQYNLNLVSEKDGAFFQFDAPDGSFPSLELNFNGAILGGGEDSRVYALFNEFCYGYESHDGCVSNQLPECRKDGDKFEQKSGDFIDRSNSNSYDNASTSLGDCMKRCWEHCSCVGFTTTSNGTGCIIWNGNGEFQVDESGNTVKKYVLVSSKSSNGKQKNWIWIVIVVAIVVPMLISGFICYIIVRRRKLQAEKRREEEYIRELTASDSFNDTNMKEKDGREVQDLKIFSFGFVLAATNNFSSENKLGEGGFGPVYKGKFPDGREVAVKRLSRTSGQGLVEFKNELILIAKVQHTNLVRVLGCCIHEDERMLIYEYMPNKSLDFFLFDPERKKLLDWQKRYEIIEGIAQGLLYLHKYSRMRVIHRDLKASNVLLDENMNPKIADFGMARIFKQNETEAVTARVVGTYGYMAPEFAMEGAFSIKSDVFSFGILMLEIVSGRRTTSLEQFDRPLNLIGYAWELWKEGCALELKDPALGDLCDTKLLLRVIHVGLLCVQEGAIDRPTMSEVISMLGNESMPLPTPKQPAFFTGRNEAESNSSGIKAEQCSVNDCSITVIEAR, encoded by the exons atgtttttttgtttcttgctGCCAAAAATGAAATCTTTAGCCAATTCCATCTTCATCTTAATATTGACCTTATTCTGCAGCCATACAGGTATCATTAACCTTCCATCTGTGGCTGCAATAACCTCAATGAAGCCTGGTGATGAACTCAATCACACTCAGGTTCTTGATTCTGAAGATGGAAAATTCAAGTTAGGATTTTTTTCTATCTCACAAACAAATAACTATTATCTTGGTATATGGTATGCAGGTGATCCACAAGATAAGAAACTATGGATAGCCAATCCAAATACGCCTTTATTGAACAATTCAGGATTGCTCACTGTAGATACTACAGGAACATTGAAAATCACTAGTGGAGGGAAAACAGTTGTGAATATTACCCCTCCTTTATTGACAGGAAGTTTAATAGCTAGGCTTCAAGATTCTGGAAATCTTGTGCTTCAGGAAGAAACTCAGAACAGGACTTTATGGCAAAGCTTCGATCATCCTACCGATACTCTTTTGCCAGGTATGAAGCTTGGTTATAACCTTACAACAAAGCAGAATTGGACTTTAACTTCTTGGTTGAGTAGTTCCATTCCGGCCTCGGGGGCTTTTACTTTAAGTTTGGAGTCCATTCAAGATGCATTTCAGCTGGTTATACGTCGAAGAGGAGAGGTTTATTGGACAAGTGGCGCTTGGAACAATGAAATTTTTCCATTCTTAACTGCATTGAATGATTCTTCTAACAGATATCAGTATAATCTCAACTTGGTGTCTGAAAAAGATGGTGCGTTCTTCCAATTTGATGCTCCAGATGGAAGTTTCCCAAGTCTTGAGTTGAATTTTAATGGGGCTATTCTTGGTGGTGGTGAAGACAGTCGTGTATACGCCCTTTTTAATGAGTTTTGTTATGGTTATGAAAGTCACGATGGTTGTGTCTCTAATCAGTTGCCTGAGTGCCGAAAGGATGGGGATAAATTTGAGCAAAAGAGTGGAGACTTTATCGATAGATCTAATTCTAACAGTTATGATAATGCAAGCACTAGTCTTGGTGATTGTATGAAGAGGTGCTGGGAGCACTGCAGTTGTGTTGGCTTCACCACCACCAGCAATGGAACAGGCTGCATAATTTGGAATGGTAATGGGGAGTTTCAAGTTGATGAGAGTGGTAATACAGTGAAAAAATATGTTCTGGTTTCATCAAAATCATCTAATG GAAAACAAAAGAATTGGATATGGATAGTAATTGTTGTAGCTATTGTTGTCCCTATGCTGATATCTGGTTTCATCTGCTACATTATAGTGAGAAGGCGCAAACTACAAG CTGAGAAAAGAAGGGAGGAAGAGTATATACGTGAGTTGACAGCATCCGATAGCTTCAACGACACCAATATGAAAGAAAAGGATGGAAGGGAAGTCCAAGATTTGAAGATATTTAGCTTTGGATTTGTATTGGCAGCCACAAACAACTTCTCAAGTGAAAACAAGCTTGGAGAGGGTGGTTTTGGACCTGTTTATAAG GGAAAATTTCCAGATGGGAGAGAGGTGGCAGTCAAGAGACTTTCGCGAACATCAGGTCAAGGGCTTGTAGAGTTCAAGAATGAGCTTATCCTCATTGCAAAAGTTCAGCACACAAATCTAGTTCGAGTTCTAGGATGCTGTATTCACGAAGATGAGAGAATGTTGATATATGAGTATATGCCTAACAAGAGCTTGGACTTCTTCCTATTCG ATCCTGAAAGAAAGAAGCTACTGGATTGGCAGAAACGTTATGAAATTATCGAAGGAATTGCTCAAGGATTGCTCTATCTTCACAAATACTCAAGAATGAGAGTGATACATAGAGATCTTAAAGCCAGTAATGTGCTATTGGATGAGAACATGAATCCTAAGATAGCTGATTTTGGTATGGCACGAATTTTCAAACAGAATGAGACGGAGGCAGTGACTGCCAGGGTTGTAGGAACATA TGGTTACATGGCTCCCGAGTTCGCAATGGAAGGAGCATTCTCAATCAAGTCTGATGTCTTCAGTTTTGGAATCTTAATGCTGGAAATTGTGAGTGGTAGGAGAACTACTAGCTTAGAACAATTCGATCGTCCACTCAATTTAATAGGTTAT GCATGGGAACTATGGAAAGAAGGGTGTGCACTGGAATTGAAGGATCCAGCTCTTGGAGATTTATGTGACACTAAACTGTTGTTACGAGTTATTCATGTAGGGCTACTATGTGTACAAGAAGGAGCAATAGATAGGCCAACAATGTCTGAAGTTATCTCAATGCTTGGTAATGAAAGTATGCCACTGCCTACGCCAAAACAACCAGCATTTTTCACAGGAAGAAATGAAGCAGAATCAAATTCATCGGGTATCAAAGCAGAACAATGTTCGGTTAATGATTGTTCCATCACTGTCATTGAAGCAAGGTAG
- the LOC125878269 gene encoding G-type lectin S-receptor-like serine/threonine-protein kinase CES101 isoform X8 — MFFCFLLPKMKSLANSIFILILTLFCSHTGIINLPSVAAITSMKPGDELNHTQVLDSEDGKFKLGFFSISQTNNYYLGIWYAGDPQDKKLWIANPNTPLLNNSGLLTVDTTGTLKITSGGKTVVNITPPLLTGSLIARLQDSGNLVLQEETQNRTLWQSFDHPTDTLLPGMKLGYNLTTKQNWTLTSWLSSSIPASGAFTLSLESIQDAFQLVIRRRGEVYWTSGAWNNEIFPFLTALNDSSNRYQYNLNLVSEKDGAFFQFDAPDGSFPSLELNFNGAILGGGEDSRVYALFNEFCYGYESHDGCVSNQLPECRKDGDKFEQKSGDFIDRSNSNSYDNASTSLGDCMKRCWEHCSCVGFTTTSNGTGCIIWNGNGEFQVDESGNTVKKYVLVSSKSSNGKQKNWIWIVIVVAIVVPMLISGFICYIIVRRRKLQAEKRREEEYIRELTASDSFNDTNMKEKDGREVQDLKIFSFGFVLAATNNFSSENKLGEGGFGPVYKGKFPDGREVAVKRLSRTSGQGLVEFKNELILIAKVQHTNLVRVLGCCIHGDERMLIYEYMPNKSLNFFLFDPARKELLDWQKRFAIIEGIAQGLLYLHKYSRMRVIHRDLKASNVLLDENMNPKIADFGLARIFKQNETEAVTGRVVGTYGYMAPEFAMEGTFSIKSDVFSFGVIILEIVSGRRNTSLQQIDRPLNLIGYAWELWKEGRALELKDPALEDLCDTEQLLRVIHVGLLCVQEGAADRPTMSDVISMLGNRSMSLPIAKQPAFFTGRDEAESYSSTINTKECSVNDCSITAVEAR, encoded by the exons atgtttttttgtttcttgctGCCAAAAATGAAATCTTTAGCCAATTCCATCTTCATCTTAATATTGACCTTATTCTGCAGCCATACAGGTATCATTAACCTTCCATCTGTGGCTGCAATAACCTCAATGAAGCCTGGTGATGAACTCAATCACACTCAGGTTCTTGATTCTGAAGATGGAAAATTCAAGTTAGGATTTTTTTCTATCTCACAAACAAATAACTATTATCTTGGTATATGGTATGCAGGTGATCCACAAGATAAGAAACTATGGATAGCCAATCCAAATACGCCTTTATTGAACAATTCAGGATTGCTCACTGTAGATACTACAGGAACATTGAAAATCACTAGTGGAGGGAAAACAGTTGTGAATATTACCCCTCCTTTATTGACAGGAAGTTTAATAGCTAGGCTTCAAGATTCTGGAAATCTTGTGCTTCAGGAAGAAACTCAGAACAGGACTTTATGGCAAAGCTTCGATCATCCTACCGATACTCTTTTGCCAGGTATGAAGCTTGGTTATAACCTTACAACAAAGCAGAATTGGACTTTAACTTCTTGGTTGAGTAGTTCCATTCCGGCCTCGGGGGCTTTTACTTTAAGTTTGGAGTCCATTCAAGATGCATTTCAGCTGGTTATACGTCGAAGAGGAGAGGTTTATTGGACAAGTGGCGCTTGGAACAATGAAATTTTTCCATTCTTAACTGCATTGAATGATTCTTCTAACAGATATCAGTATAATCTCAACTTGGTGTCTGAAAAAGATGGTGCGTTCTTCCAATTTGATGCTCCAGATGGAAGTTTCCCAAGTCTTGAGTTGAATTTTAATGGGGCTATTCTTGGTGGTGGTGAAGACAGTCGTGTATACGCCCTTTTTAATGAGTTTTGTTATGGTTATGAAAGTCACGATGGTTGTGTCTCTAATCAGTTGCCTGAGTGCCGAAAGGATGGGGATAAATTTGAGCAAAAGAGTGGAGACTTTATCGATAGATCTAATTCTAACAGTTATGATAATGCAAGCACTAGTCTTGGTGATTGTATGAAGAGGTGCTGGGAGCACTGCAGTTGTGTTGGCTTCACCACCACCAGCAATGGAACAGGCTGCATAATTTGGAATGGTAATGGGGAGTTTCAAGTTGATGAGAGTGGTAATACAGTGAAAAAATATGTTCTGGTTTCATCAAAATCATCTAATG GAAAACAAAAGAATTGGATATGGATAGTAATTGTTGTAGCTATTGTTGTCCCTATGCTGATATCTGGTTTCATCTGCTACATTATAGTGAGAAGGCGCAAACTACAAG CTGAGAAAAGAAGGGAGGAAGAGTATATACGTGAGTTGACAGCATCCGATAGCTTCAACGACACCAATATGAAAGAAAAGGATGGAAGGGAAGTCCAAGATTTGAAGATATTTAGCTTTGGATTTGTATTGGCAGCCACAAACAACTTCTCAAGTGAAAACAAGCTTGGAGAGGGTGGTTTTGGACCTGTTTATAAG GGAAAATTTCCAGATGGACGAGAGGTGGCAGTCAAGAGACTTTCAAGAACCTCGGGACAAGGGCTTGTGGAGTTCAAAAATGAACTCATACTAATTGCCAAAGTTCAGCATACAAATCTAGTTCGAGTTCTAGGATGTTGTATTCACGGAGATGAGAGAATGTTGATATATGAGTACATGCCTAACAAGAGCTTGAACTTCTTCCTCTTTG ATCCTGCAAGAAAGGAGCTACTGGATTGGCAGAAGCGATTTGCAATTATCGAAGGAATTGCTCAAGGATTGCTCTATCTTCACAAATACTCAAGAATGAGAGTGATACATAGAGATCTAAAAGCCAGTAATGTGCTTTTGGATGAAAACATGAATCCTAAGATAGCTGATTTTGGTCTGGCAAGAATTTTCAAACAGAATGAGACGGAGGCAGTGACTGGCAGGGTTGTTGGAACATA TGGTTACATGGCTCCTGAGTTCGCCATGGAAGGAACTTTCTCAATCAAGTCTGACGTCTTCAGCTTTGGAGTCATAATACTGGAAATTGTGAGTGGTAGGAGAAATACTAGCTTACAACAAATTGATCGTCCACTTAACTTAATAGGTTAT GCATGGGAACTATGGAAAGAAGGGCGTGCACTAGAACTGAAGGATCCAGCTCTTGAGGATCTTTGTGACACTGAACAATTATTAAGAGTTATTCATGTCGGACTATTATGTGTACAAGAAGGTGCAGCAGATAGGCCAACAATGTCTGATGTTATCTCAATGCTTGGTAATAGAAGTATGTCGCTGCCAATTGCAAAACAACCTGCATTTTTCACAGGAAGAGATGAAGCTGAATCATATTCGTCCACAATCAATACAAAAGAGTGTTCGGTTAATGATTGTTCCATCACTGCCGTTGAAGCAAGATAA
- the LOC125878269 gene encoding G-type lectin S-receptor-like serine/threonine-protein kinase CES101 isoform X6: MFFCFLLPKMKSLANSIFILILTLFCSHTGIINLPSVAAITSMKPGDELNHTQVLDSEDGKFKLGFFSISQTNNYYLGIWYAGDPQDKKLWIANPNTPLLNNSGLLTVDTTGTLKITSGGKTVVNITPPLLTGSLIARLQDSGNLVLQEETQNRTLWQSFDHPTDTLLPGMKLGYNLTTKQNWTLTSWLSSSIPASGAFTLSLESIQDAFQLVIRRRGEVYWTSGAWNNEIFPFLTALNDSSNRYQYNLNLVSEKDGAFFQFDAPDGSFPSLELNFNGAILGGGEDSRVYALFNEFCYGYESHDGCVSNQLPECRKDGDKFEQKSGDFIDRSNSNSYDNASTSLGDCMKRCWEHCSCVGFTTTSNGTGCIIWNGNGEFQVDESGNTVKKYVLVSSKSSNGKQKNWIWIVIVVAIVVPMLISGFICYIIVRRRKLQAEKRREEEYIRELTASDSFNDTNMKEKDGREVQDLKIFSFGFVLAATNNFSSENKLGEGGFGPVYKGKFPDGREVAVKRLSRTSGQGLVEFKNELILIAKVQHTNLVRVLGCCIHEDERMLIYEYMPNKSLDFFLFDPERKKLLDWQKRYEIIEGIAQGLLYLHKYSRMRVIHRDLKASNVLLDENMNPKIADFGMARIFKQNETEAVTARVVGTYGYMAPEFAMEGAFSIKSDVFSFGILMLEIVSGRRTTSLEQFDRPLNLIGYAWELWKEGRALELKDPALEDLCDTEQLLRVIHVGLLCVQEGAADRPTMSDVISMLGNRSMSLPIAKQPAFFTGRDEAESYSSTINTKECSVNDCSITAVEAR; encoded by the exons atgtttttttgtttcttgctGCCAAAAATGAAATCTTTAGCCAATTCCATCTTCATCTTAATATTGACCTTATTCTGCAGCCATACAGGTATCATTAACCTTCCATCTGTGGCTGCAATAACCTCAATGAAGCCTGGTGATGAACTCAATCACACTCAGGTTCTTGATTCTGAAGATGGAAAATTCAAGTTAGGATTTTTTTCTATCTCACAAACAAATAACTATTATCTTGGTATATGGTATGCAGGTGATCCACAAGATAAGAAACTATGGATAGCCAATCCAAATACGCCTTTATTGAACAATTCAGGATTGCTCACTGTAGATACTACAGGAACATTGAAAATCACTAGTGGAGGGAAAACAGTTGTGAATATTACCCCTCCTTTATTGACAGGAAGTTTAATAGCTAGGCTTCAAGATTCTGGAAATCTTGTGCTTCAGGAAGAAACTCAGAACAGGACTTTATGGCAAAGCTTCGATCATCCTACCGATACTCTTTTGCCAGGTATGAAGCTTGGTTATAACCTTACAACAAAGCAGAATTGGACTTTAACTTCTTGGTTGAGTAGTTCCATTCCGGCCTCGGGGGCTTTTACTTTAAGTTTGGAGTCCATTCAAGATGCATTTCAGCTGGTTATACGTCGAAGAGGAGAGGTTTATTGGACAAGTGGCGCTTGGAACAATGAAATTTTTCCATTCTTAACTGCATTGAATGATTCTTCTAACAGATATCAGTATAATCTCAACTTGGTGTCTGAAAAAGATGGTGCGTTCTTCCAATTTGATGCTCCAGATGGAAGTTTCCCAAGTCTTGAGTTGAATTTTAATGGGGCTATTCTTGGTGGTGGTGAAGACAGTCGTGTATACGCCCTTTTTAATGAGTTTTGTTATGGTTATGAAAGTCACGATGGTTGTGTCTCTAATCAGTTGCCTGAGTGCCGAAAGGATGGGGATAAATTTGAGCAAAAGAGTGGAGACTTTATCGATAGATCTAATTCTAACAGTTATGATAATGCAAGCACTAGTCTTGGTGATTGTATGAAGAGGTGCTGGGAGCACTGCAGTTGTGTTGGCTTCACCACCACCAGCAATGGAACAGGCTGCATAATTTGGAATGGTAATGGGGAGTTTCAAGTTGATGAGAGTGGTAATACAGTGAAAAAATATGTTCTGGTTTCATCAAAATCATCTAATG GAAAACAAAAGAATTGGATATGGATAGTAATTGTTGTAGCTATTGTTGTCCCTATGCTGATATCTGGTTTCATCTGCTACATTATAGTGAGAAGGCGCAAACTACAAG CTGAGAAAAGAAGGGAGGAAGAGTATATACGTGAGTTGACAGCATCCGATAGCTTCAACGACACCAATATGAAAGAAAAGGATGGAAGGGAAGTCCAAGATTTGAAGATATTTAGCTTTGGATTTGTATTGGCAGCCACAAACAACTTCTCAAGTGAAAACAAGCTTGGAGAGGGTGGTTTTGGACCTGTTTATAAG GGAAAATTTCCAGATGGGAGAGAGGTGGCAGTCAAGAGACTTTCGCGAACATCAGGTCAAGGGCTTGTAGAGTTCAAGAATGAGCTTATCCTCATTGCAAAAGTTCAGCACACAAATCTAGTTCGAGTTCTAGGATGCTGTATTCACGAAGATGAGAGAATGTTGATATATGAGTATATGCCTAACAAGAGCTTGGACTTCTTCCTATTCG ATCCTGAAAGAAAGAAGCTACTGGATTGGCAGAAACGTTATGAAATTATCGAAGGAATTGCTCAAGGATTGCTCTATCTTCACAAATACTCAAGAATGAGAGTGATACATAGAGATCTTAAAGCCAGTAATGTGCTATTGGATGAGAACATGAATCCTAAGATAGCTGATTTTGGTATGGCACGAATTTTCAAACAGAATGAGACGGAGGCAGTGACTGCCAGGGTTGTAGGAACATA TGGTTACATGGCTCCCGAGTTCGCAATGGAAGGAGCATTCTCAATCAAGTCTGATGTCTTCAGTTTTGGAATCTTAATGCTGGAAATTGTGAGTGGTAGGAGAACTACTAGCTTAGAACAATTCGATCGTCCACTCAATTTAATAGGTTAT GCATGGGAACTATGGAAAGAAGGGCGTGCACTAGAACTGAAGGATCCAGCTCTTGAGGATCTTTGTGACACTGAACAATTATTAAGAGTTATTCATGTCGGACTATTATGTGTACAAGAAGGTGCAGCAGATAGGCCAACAATGTCTGATGTTATCTCAATGCTTGGTAATAGAAGTATGTCGCTGCCAATTGCAAAACAACCTGCATTTTTCACAGGAAGAGATGAAGCTGAATCATATTCGTCCACAATCAATACAAAAGAGTGTTCGGTTAATGATTGTTCCATCACTGCCGTTGAAGCAAGATAA